The sequence below is a genomic window from Fibrobacter sp..
GGCCCTCCGGGGCTTGGCAAGACAACGCTTGCGGGAATCATCGCGAAGGAGATGGGGGTAAACATCCACATCACCAGCGGCCCTGTTCTTGAAAAGGCCAGCGACCTTGCCGGTCTTCTGACAAGCCTGCAAGAAAACGACATTCTGTTTATCGACGAAATCCACCGTTTGAATCGCGTTGTAGAAGAATACCTCTACCCCGCCATGGAAGACTTTAGGCTCGACATCATGCTGGATTCCGGCCCCGCGGCCCGTAGCGTAAACCTCCCTCTAAAACATTTCACCTTAGTTGGAGCAACTACCCGCAGTGGGCTCCTTACAGGGCCTTTACGCGACCGCTTTGGACTGCAGTACCGTCTAGAACTGTACGACGAAGAAGACATCGTGAAGATTCTTATGCGAAGCGCGGGCATTCTGGACGTTGGCATCGACGAAGATGCAGCCCGACTCCTGGGCGGACGCTGCCGCGGCACCCCCCGAATTGCCAATAGGGTTTTACGCCGCTGCCGTGACGTGGCCCAGGTCCGCGGCACGGGCGTCATAGACGTGGCGTCCGCACAGAAGACCCTCGACATGCTTGGAATCGATGGAGAAGGTCTTGACTTTATGGACAGAAAGATTCTGGCCATGATCATTGATAACTTCGGCGGTGGCCCCGTAGGCCTTGGCACCATCGGTGCAGCCATCGGTGAAGAGCCCGACACCCTCGAAGAAGTCTACGAACCCTACCTGATTCGAAAAGGCCTGCTGTCTAGAACTCCACGAGGCCGCGTGGCCACCCGAAACGCCTACGACATGCTCCATAGGAAAATGCCCTCGGGGCCAGTTCCCACCGGCATACCCGACATTGGCATCCAGGAAGAACTTAAACTTTAAATCTACTTGAATTCCGGAGCGATGGTCATCACCAGGTTCACACCATGCAACCCGTGGAAACCGAACTGTAGTCGGAACAGGTACATGTTTGGCTGACGCACTCGAATACCGAAGCCCCATGAGTTGTAAAAACGATCCTTGGACCAATCCTTGATTCCAGGGGCGATTAGGGCATATTCATCAAAAAGCACGCCGTCCACAAAACGGTCCACAGGCCAGCGGTATTCCCAGCTGAAACTCATGAGCTGATGGGCAGACCAAGCGTCACCATAGCCGCGAAGAGGAGTTCGGGCATTCAATAAGGTGAAGGCATTATAGGGAGCGCCTCCTTCCTCCATTTCCCATATACCGATGTAACGGTACTGGAAGGCAATAACGCGACGTTCGAAAAGAGTATTGCGTACATTTTCCGGTCGCCAAACACGCACGGCCTCATCCCAGGAGAAATCCGTATAGAACTTGCGATTAGCCCTGGCTTCCTTCGCAGAAAGCACATAGTTGTCGCCAGAACCCAAGTAGAAATAATGCTGGAACAGAAGTTCTGTCTTGAGGAAGTCGTGATTCAGCCCTCCATCCTTGATTTTGCCTTTTGCCCCCAAGGGAGCATCCTCCCCCAGATCGTCAAAATCAAGCCCACTGTACTTGCCCACAAAATTATACGTTCCCGTAATACCGAAACGACTTCCCCTTGAAGGTGCGTAAGGGACATCCAGATTGTCGTACAGGATAGACAAGGCCACAGGAATCTGCAGGCTCTTCTGGTAAAGTCCTCTATCCTGAATCGGATATTCATCGCTTACAAGAATGGAATCAGCAACGTCCGGCAAGGAGGCGTCCACAAACTTTAACGTTGTCCATCCTTCCACATTCCACCTTGCCGACTGCGTCAGGGGGCGCCCCAATCGCCATGTCATTGAGATTGTCGAATCCGGCTGGGTAAAGGCGGTCTTGGTTTCCGGCAAGATAAAGGTATCATCCCTGTCCCAAGCCATATCGATTCTATACCCACCAAAGAAGGATGTTCCAAACAGGGCATGCTTTGTGTAGCGGGCCGCCATCATTACGTCACCATTGGCGTAATAATTGCCCTGAACCACAAGATAATCCTTATCTAGAAAGATTCCGCGATGGCGGTAGTTCGCCCCGATCAAGGTCCTGGAGCCGGGCTTAAAATTGAAGCTAGGATAGATAAAGATATTATCCCGTTCACCAAAGGTAATCAGGTCTACGGACTTCTCGATTGCACCATTTTTAAACGCATAATCCATAGGCTTGGCCACCGGGTAGATCAAGCCATTCAAAACAGGCTGAATCACATTGTTAAAGGGCCATAGCCAGAGGTCCGCCAAGCGAAAGGAATCCCCTGATTCACTCGCATTTTCTTCTGCCGCATAGGTAGTCGAAGCAAGGACGAATAGAAAGCAAACACACATTGCCGCCCCACGCATTATGCGAAGGAACTCACCCCAAAAAGGCGTCTTGCAAGCGCTTTGCATTTTTTGTAAGTCCATCCAGGAATCAAATTATAATTATATTAGAGGCGATGTTCTCCCTCTTTGCAAAAATTACCAAGAGAATCGCGCAATATCCCAAGGCGATCATAGCAGTCCTTGCCATACTTGGTCTTTTATGCATCTATCCCATCAACCACTTGCGATGGGAAATCCAGCTACAAGATGTCCTTAAGGGCAACGAAGTCCAAACCGACGTTCAAAAAATCGAGGATGCTTTCGGAGGTCTGGGCAGCCTTACGGTTATCCTGAGTTCCGGCGACAGCCTAGCCAACTATGATCTTGCCCATAGCTTTGCGGAAACCTTCGCCAGGGATTCCCTTGTCCACTTCATCGACTACACCGCCGATGTCGACTTTTTCAAGAAGAACCGTCTTCTTTATGCCAGCGAAGACGACCTGGAAAAGGTCATTGAAAGCATCGAGGAAACCCGCAGCAAGATCATTCTGCAGAACAATCCTTTCTTTGTAAGCCTGGATTCTACAGAAGAGAATCATTCTGATTCCGTCCCGAGGAACATTATCGAGGAGATCGAAGCCAAGTATTTCAAGAATCTCCAGCAGGGATATTCCAATCAAAACGGAACCATCAGGATTATTGACATCTACCCGACCAAGTCCTTGACAGACCTGAAAAGCAATCGAGAGCTTTACGCCAGCGTGGCCTACTTCATGAAAACCAACGCGGAAGCCCGAGGGATCAAGGTTCTCTATACAGGCGAAGTCTACGATTCGGTACGAACCGGGAAAAAGCTCCTGCCGGAGGCAAAGATTGCCGGAGGATTCGCCGCGCTTATCATCCTGATTCTACTGATCCTGCATTTCTACAAGCAGCCCCAGCTCATTGCGATTTCTGCTTTGCCCATGGCATTGCCTGCTGTATTTACCCTGGCTCTGACATACCTGATCTTTGGAAGAATCTGTCTGTTTACCCTCCCCCTGGCACTGCTACTGCCGGGACACGCCTGCCAGATAAACACCCATGTACTGGCCCGTTACTTCAAGGAACGTCAGAACAACCTGGGGCCTGTCCTTAGCGTCGAAAGCGCCATCCTTGGAATCATCCCTACGGTGGCGGCATCCTCACTGATCATGGCGGCCCTATTTGCTTCCCTCATCATCATCCCTCTTCCTGGCCTTAGGGAGTTCGGTGTAATGGGTGCCATCGGAACCATACTCAACCTGACCGTCTGTCCCCTACTGTCTACGTCCCTGCTGCAATTCCTCCAGCGTAAAAAGACATTCAGCATCATGGGAACGCCCTATACGCGAGTCCGAAAAATCAAGCTTTTGCCCAACGCCGTGAACTGGGTCATCATCATCACCCTCAGCATCATCAGCCTGTCGGGAATCCTGTATAGCGGCAACAACTTGAAGTTCCGTTACGACTTCAAGAAGATGGACATCCAGCACAATAAGGCCGAGGCAGATTCCCTAATAAGCGAAACCGGATTCTCCCCCTACGATCCGGTCATCATCATGTTGCCGGACTCTTCCTACAATGACGACCTACTCCAGGATATCAGCCATCTGCAGGAACGAGGCGTTATTCCCGACATCGAGAAGGTGTTCACTCAGTACCAGTTCATGCCCAAGCTTTCCAAGCAGAAATCCGAGCAGGTTCAACAGCTGAAAAAGCTTGCAACTCCGGAAGTCCTATCCAGGCTCAGTACCAGTGACAGCGCAAACATAGTCGAGATGCTGGAAAACTACGACAGCGACGTCAAGGACTTCGAGCTCTCCGAAAACATCCGACGCAAGTTCTCCGACAGGAACGGCAATTCCGGAGTCTTCGCCTTTATCATTCCCAGCAGCAATTCCGAAAACGGTCTTTACTGCAGACACGTCACTTCCCAGATTAGAAAACTGGAAGGTGTTCAAGACAAGAAATTCAAGGTGTACGGCACTCCTATCCTAAGGGCCTCGGTACTGGACGCCATTCTAGCCAACCTGGACAAGTCCATATTCCTCGGGACAATCCTGCTTTGGATTATTCTCCTGCTTTACTACAACAAATTGAGCCGCGCCTTCTTTACCATCTTGCCAGCCCTGTTCTCCATGAGCTGGCTTACCATCACGATCCACTTTAACAACATCCATCTTTCGGCATACAGTTCCCTTGCCTACATCCTGCTTATTGGAACCAGTGTTGACGGTTCACTACAGTTGTGGGCGGCTTACTACGAGAAGCAACGCGGTACAGCCCTGACCGTATTGCAAAACAATCTTTCTTCTATTATCGTTGCACAGTTGGCCACCTTCATTGGAACCTTCGCCTTGCTATTCTCCTCCCATCCGGGAATCAGAAGCATGGGTGAAATTTCCCTGATCGGACTTGTGTGCATATTCATTTCCCAGTTTACAATATTCCCCTTAATTGCAGGGACCCTGGACCAGTACAGGGTTATCAAAAAGATAAGGCTCAGACATGGCAAAACCTCTCTCCACTAGAACATTGAACATCGCCGCCAGCTTGACGGTTGCAATTGACACCTTGGCAAAGCAGATGATCGCCGACGGCAAGGACGTGGTAAGCCTCGGCGCAGGCGAACCGGATTTCGGAACCCCCGCCCCCATCCAGGAAGGCGCATGCAAGGCCATCCACGAAGGCAAGACCCGCTACACCGCTCCCGTTGGCATCATGGACGTTCGCAAAGCGGTTGCCAACAAGCTTAAGGTGGAGAACGGACTCAACTACAAGCCCGAACAGATTATCATGACCAGCGGGGCCAAGCATGCAGTATTCAACTCCCTGGCGGCCCTCGTCAATCCTGGCGATGAAGTGATCATTCCCGCCCCTTACTGGGTAACCTACCCGGAACTGGTGAAATGGCTTGGCGGTACTCCGGTCTTTGTCCAGGCAACCAAGGACGCCAACTTCAAGATTACTGCGGAACAGCTTAAGGCAGCCTGCACCGAAAAGACCAAGGCCATCCTGCTGAACAACCCCTGCAACCCCACCGGCGCCGTCTATACCAAGGAAGAATTGGCCGCACTCGCCAAGGTAATTGTCGAAGAGGACATCTACTGCATCTCCGACGAAGTCTACGAATACTTTGTCTACGACACCGAGTTTGTATCCGCCGCAGCATTCCCCGGCATGGAAGAAAGGACAATCGTGATCAACGGTTTCTCCAAGTCCCACTGCATGACCGGATGGCGCATCGGCTACGATGCCGCCCCGGCTGAAATCGCAAAGATCATCGGAAAGATCCAGGGACAGGCAACTCACCATCCCAGCAACGTGGCTCAGTACGCAGCCCTTGCTGCACTCGAAATGGACAAGAGCAACGTGGAAGCCATGCAGAAGGCTTTCCGCAAGCGTCGCGATTACATGCTGAAGCGCACGGCAGAGATTTTGCCGGTTCCGGCTCATGCTCCCGAAGGTGCGTTCTACCTGTTCGCTCCCGTAGATTGCTTCTACGGCAAGAAAACTCCCGAGGGAAAGGTCATCGGCGGTTCCATCGAACTTTGCGAATACCTGCTGCAGAGCCAGGGCCTTGCCATTGTGCCGGGCGCCGCCTTCGGTGACGACACCTGCGTTCGTTTTTCCTATGCGGCAAGCGACGAGACTTTGGAAAAAGCCTGCAACCGATTCATTGCGGGCTTGAAGGCTTTGGCATAAGGATGATAGGCTCGTGACTCCAGATTCGAGATTCGAAGCCCATTATTCATTGTTAATTGTTAATAGTTAATTGTTAATGCAATCATTTAGAATCATCAACGTAGAATCCGGCAAGGCTTTTACCATTGGGCGAAAGTCTGACAACAGCCTGGTACTGGACAACCTTATGGTTTCCAGGTATCACGCTGTCATCCAGAAGGAAGATACTGCGCAAGATGGTTGCAACAAATGGATGCTCACCAGCCTGACGGGAAATAGCGTGACCCAAGTCAACGGGAAGTCTATTCCCGAGGGGCACGACAACTCCACGGAAATTCAGGACGGAGATGTCATCCTGATTGGTCCTATACAGCTGCGGTCCACCCTCAGGGGCGACAAGCTTTCACTTTTGGTGATGGACTCCGTGGACACGGACCTAGTACAAAGCTGGCCCTTGAATTCCCAATGGAAAACACTGGACGACGAAGGCGGCCACATAAATCTCCCTCAGGGAACCTGCGCAAGGCTTACCGAGATCAGCGGAGAGAACGGCGAAAAGATCCTGGTGGCCCAAGTCAGTTTCAAGGAAAAGGTCGTTAGCCCTCAGGGAAAACAGAAAAAGATTGTATCCCTGCAGAAGGGAGAATCCATACGTCTACCCGGATGCAAGATCCAGTTTGACATCACCGGCGGAGAAGGTGAAATCACCTGCAAGAACCAGCCCTACGGATTCAGCGTAAAGGCCGCAGGCCTTGATGTATTCGCCGGAAAAAAACAGCTGCTGACAAGCATCAACTTTCAGCTTCCCGCCGGAGAGATTCTTGCCATCATCGGACGTTCCGGACAGGGAAAGTCTACACTCCTGCGACTGCTCCAGGGCATTAACCGCAGTGGAGAAAAGTCCGCTGTAAGCATCGGCGGGCTGGACTACCGTAACGAAGAAATCCGCAAGCACATCGCCTTTTTGGAGCAGGATCCCGAATTACGTAAGGACCTGACTGTAAAGGAAACGCTTCTTGACGGCGGACGGATCAGCATGAACCGTCACGAATACAAGGCCGGCGTCCAAGGGCGACTGGAAAAGTTCTGCGAACTTTTCGGGCTGAGCGGACGGATGGACAATGCGGTAAGGACGCTCAGCGGCGGCGAAATGCGCCGCGTCGCCCTCGCCCGCGAGCTCATGGGAAACCCTGGGCTTATTATCCTTGACGAGCCCCTATCCGGCCTCGATCCCTACAACTCAAAAATACTCTGTACCCACCTGAAGCAATTGGCCTTCCTAGGTCACACCGTAATCCTTACCACTCATAGCTACGAGGCTCTGGAAATCGCAGACAAGGTCCTGGTCATCCACAACGGCGAGCAGGCTTTCTATGGTCAACCTAGGGAATGCTACAGTTTTTTCAACACCAGGGACCCAGAAGAAATCCTTTCCAGACTGAACCAGGATTCTTCCACCCTCTGGCTGGAACACACCCGCAAAAATACCCTACGACTGGATACACCCCACCAGGGAAACAACGGCAATTTCTACTTCACAAAGACCAGGCTCTCCCCCACATTCCTTTACAAGGTGGGCCTCACAGCCAAGCAGTGGTTCCGCGACAAGGGCAAGTTCACAGCCCTGCTGCTGCAGCCCCTAGTTATCGGCTTTCTTTTCTCCCAGATATTCTCCGACCTGTCGTCACTCTGGATTGTATCCTTCGCCTTGATCCTTTCCGCCAACTGGCTGGCACTTTCCCTTTCCATCCGTGAGATTGTCCAGGAAAAAGAAATCCTCCTTAACGAATTCCGGAAGGGTGTTCCCGTGGTTACCACCCTCTGCGCAAAGCTTTTCCTGCCCATGGTTGTAGCCTGGATTCAAACACTAGTGGTATTCGCCTTCGTCAACTTCCGCATGACCCTCCACGTTCCGGTACCGTTACTGCTATTGACCTTGCTGACCATGGTGATTCCACCCATAACCGTAGGTCTTGCAGTCAGCGCATTCTCCAGAAACGCCGGACAGGCAAACGCCCTCCTGCCCCTGCTGATTATACCCCAGGTTGCCTTGGCCGGAGCCCTGGTTCCCCTGGACCAGATGTTACCCATCGGCAGGGCCCTATCCTACGTTATTTGGTCCCGATACAACCAAAGTAGCCTTACACACCTATTATTGGATCAGCAGGACCCCATAGAAAACACTTTGTTGGCCCTTGCCATCGCTTTAGGTTTTTATATTGTGATGGTAATTAAAATATTCAGCATCAAGAAAGCAAAATGATCGCACCGCAGAAACCTGAAATTTTTCCTCGTCCATTCAACGAAAACTACGACCTTCTCGGCACCTTGGGAAAAGGCGGCATGGGAAACGTCTACAAGGCCATGGACAAGAGGCTGAAGCGTGAAGTTGCTTTTAAGATCCTGGACGCCTCCTCCGACGAGGAAGCCATCAAGCGCTTCTACATGGAAGCCCAGGCCATGAAGGAACTGGACCACCAGAACATCGTTCATGTGTTCGACTTCGGTCAGCAGAACAATCAACTGTTCATTTCCATGACATACGTCCAAGGCACCAACCTTTCAGAGATTCTCCACAACAAGGAACAGCTCTCTTTCGAGGCCATCGAGGTCATTATCCGCCAGATTGCCCGCGGTCTTCTCTATGCCCACAGCAAGGGAATCGTACATCGTGACGTAAAGCCCTCCAACATCATGCTGACCCGCGACAACCGCGTGTACATCATGGACTTCGGCATTTCCTACGTCCAGGAAATGGAAAAGGACCGTCTGACCCGTACCGGCATGACCATGGGAACTCCCGAATACATGAGCCCCGAGCAGTGCCACGGCGACAGCGTCACCCTGCAGTCTGACATCTACAGCATGGGCGTCATCCTGTACGAAATGACATGCGGACGCCTGCCCTTCGAAGGCAACCGCCCTGTGGAAATCGCCCTGAAGCACGTTCAGGAACAGCCTCCTGCACCCGCCCAGTTCCGCAAGGACATGCCCCCGGGACTTACTGAACTGATTCTCAAGTGCCTCAAGAAGAAATTGAACGAACGTTTCCATGACATGCAGGAATTCCTGGATGCCTGCGACCAGGTTTTCGGAGCTGGAAGCGACAGACAACGACTTACCGGAAGCCACACTCCGCTGCGCCGCCGCACTGTGTCCATTTCCGATACGGTTACAAGGATTTCTCCCAAGGCTCGAGCCCTCCAGAAGAAACTTGCCGCACTGACAATCTTCATCTTCCCCATCATCATCATGCTGCTTATCCTGCTGATGCTTACCCATAAGCCGGAAAGCACACTCCGTGAACTTGAATGGACAGATGCCCTCGGCAACTACGAGACAAAGGCCTTGGAAGTGGACCAGTCCAAGGGCTACCCATTGTCCAACCTGAGCGACGACGACCTTACTACGGCATGGCTCTACACCAAGCCCCAAAAACCCCAGAATCCGGTGCTGACCCTGTACTTTGAGAACAATGCCATCGTTACCCATTTCGGTATCGCCATCGGTTACCAGCGTTCCGTTGACGATGCTTTCGGTGACCGTTTCCGCATCTTCAAGAAGCCAAAGACAATCACCATCGAGACCAAGGATGGCTTTAAGCAGAAGGTAAAGCTCGAGAACATCAAGGGTATGCAGTATCCCAACATCCAGGCAATGGAAACCACGGAACTGAAAATCTACCTGGATGATGTCTACGAGGCCGAAAACGAAGACTTCGCCATTTCGGAAATCCGCTTGCTGGGCATGGAACTTCCTTAATCTTTTTTAGTTCATACATCATTTCTTACATCGCCTAAGGGCGCGTTATTAGATTGAAAAGTTTTCCCCAAGGAGGGAAAGCTTTTTGCATATCGAACCACAAACCCAAGGAGCGAAGGAAAAATGATTAAAAATAAGAACGCAGACACAAACAAAAAAGAAAACAAGTCCAAGGGTAACTTTATAGAATCCCTGGCTGCAGCCTACCTTAGGCGCTTAGGCTACGAGATTCTGGCACGCAATTACGCCTACCGCGGAGGCGAGCTGGACATTGTGGCAAAAGACGGCAACACCATCGTTTTCGTGGAGGTAAAATCCGTGTGGAACAACCAGCAGGGAAATCCTGCGGCACGTGTCAACCGCATGAAGCAGCAAAAGATCTGGCGCACCGCCTGCCATTACCTGCAGGAGAACAGGGCGGCGGCACCCAAGGGATTCGACCAGCCTTGCCGTTTCGACGTGCTCAGCGCAAGAGTCTACCAGAAGCCACTGCAGTTCAGCCACCTGAAAAATGCCTTCGAGGGAACACAAGTTATTCCGCAGTGCTAAGAATCCAGTGGAACAATTGCTCTCACATGGAACATTATTTTTGCAATTTTAATGCACAAATCCTCAAATTTTGTGTAAATTCAGCCTATGCGATTCGAAGTACATCCTCAAAATCCCCAGGCCCGCATCGTAAAGCTGGCCGCAGCCGCTCTCGAAGACGACGGTCTCGTACTGTACCCTACGGAATCCGGCTACGCCATCGGCTGTAACGCGGAATCCCCCAAGGCCATCCACAAGCTATACGCCCTCAAAAAGCCTATGAAGAAATTCTTCATGGCATTGATCATTCCGGACATTCGAACCGCAACCGACTACGCCCGCGTAGACAATTTCGCCTTCAACATCATGAAGCCCCGCGTTCCCGGCCCCTTCACCTTCATTCTGCCGGCAGACCCCCACATCGCCCGCCGCCTGGACGTGAAGCGCCCCGAAATCGGTGTCAGGATGCCTACCCACCCCTTCTTCCAGGAACTGTTCCAGCACTTCGACAAGCCCATCCTGAGCACCGCCGCAAAACTCAGCGACGAAGACATCTACGAACCCGACGATCTCTGGAAAACCTTCGAGCACTCCGTGGACATGATGGTGGACTGCGGCCCCATCGAAATCCGCCCCACCAACATCATCAGCCTGGTGAACCATCACGAAGTTGAAATCATCCGCGGCGAACTGGACCCGGAGATGTAGAGCAAAGAGGCCGCGACATCATCCCAAGTGTAAATGGGATTGTCGTCATTCCGAGAAACATAAGCATTCTTCGTCATTCTGAGAGCCGCAGGCTCGAAGAATCCATAACGAAATTAGAACAAATCAAAATACAAATCCCTCCATGTTGGATTCACGCTTTCCAGCAATTCTATCTTGCGCACCCTTCTCCATAAAAACGAAGATACCAAAAAAGGACTGTCATTTGATGACAATCCTCTTTTTTACTTATGTACTGGATCCTTCAGGATGACGTAACGCCGTTAACGAAACAGCATTCCCGCGCGGCAAGCCACTAAACCATTGCAGCGCTGAATTCAGCTTCGGTCACCAGGTCTTCACCGATGAACACCTGACCGGCATACTTGAAGATGCCGCGGCGAGCCATGCGAAGGTCAGTGAGGCGAACCTTCAAAATGATATCGGTGGGAGGAATCACAGCCTTGCGGAAGCGGCAGTTTTCCACACCCATGAAAGCCGGGCGCTTGCCCACGGTCTTTTCTTCCATAGCAATCATGGTAAGGAGCGTTGCAGCCTGAGCCATAGATTCAATCTGGATCACGCCGGGCATCACCGGATTGCCAGGGAAATGACCCTTGAAGAAATCCTGTTCGCCAGTCACGTGCATGCGGCCCACCAGAGAAGGCGAATTTTCAGCAGTGCCATCACCAACGTTCAGTTCCAGGATTTCGTCAACGAAAGCAAAGGGGAACTTCTGGGGAAGAACTTCGTGGCAAACATCTTCGCCGTAGAGAACGCCTTCTTTATCAGATTTTTTCAAAGAGTCCAGCAGAGACATAGGGAATTAACCTCTCCATGATTTGTCGGTGGGAAACATGCCCACCATTTGTGATTTCGATTCGGACTCTGGGAAGAGCCGGACAGATAAATGTGATATCGCCAATTAAATCTAGTATTTTATGCATGGCAGGTTCGTTTGCCACACGAAAATCCTTGGAACATTTTGCACCGTCGCAACGGTTCAGCAGCATGCCGCAGGATTCATCTACACCGCCCAGCAGGCCATTGGCCTTTGCCTGTTCAAATTCCTCGGCAGAAATGAAGGTGCGGGCCATAAAAATCTGGAACAAGTTTTCCGGCGAATAAATACTGACAGCGGCGGCAGACTGCAGGTCGCAAGCATCCCCGCGACTCTTGCTGCGGTCCAGAACATATTCCACCTCAAAAGTTTCTGCAGGGCAAATACGAACATGACCGAAAGTGCGTTCAGAACCGTCGGCAGCCTTCGCCGTCAAATCCCATTCGGCCTTTACAGGAGCATCATAAAACACAAGGGCTTCCGGCTCCCCCGCTGCTCGACGCAGGCCATAGAAGAAGGGCGCTGCAGAACCATCCATCAGGGGAACTTCCGCGACGTTCTGACCAGCGATGCTCCGACCTGCGGCTTTCCCGGCTGCATCATCAGCGGCTGTTCCGCGAACCAAGTTCACGTTAAACCTGCGGCCAGGCCACATCAGGAATACAGGAGCCAGATGTTCCGGGCCGGCAATAGCACCAGCATTCAGCCCCACCGCATGAGCACGACTCTCATCCTCGTAAGAATAAATTGCCGTACGTGCAGCGCCAAACTTCAAGTCAGAAAAAATCTTGCAGAGATCCGTGCGGTAAACTTCGCGACCGTCCACACTCCAAACCACACGAGGTTTGTGGGTAGGATCCCTTTCCAGAACATCCACCGTCACCTTGGCATTCCTATAGCTCAAGGACGGAGATTCAAATTCAAAATGCTGAGCGTTGGTCATAACTTAGGAACAAAGATAATATAACTTACTTCGCTTTGTATTTTGCACGCTTTTCAGCGACAACGTTTGCTCGCACTTTCTTTTCGGGCACAATCTTCAAAGAAAGTTGAAGTCCCATTGCGTTCAAAACCCGCATTACCGTATCGAAGCGAGGATGAGCATCCTCCTTCATTGCCTTGTAAAGACTTTCACGATTCAGCCCAGATTTCTCAGCAATTTTCGCCATACCCGCTGATCGAGCCGCAGTGCTAACGCAATGTTGCCAAAACACAGGATCATTTTCAGCAAGAGCCTCCTTCAAAAAAAGTTTAACAGACTCTTCTGTATCCAAGAATTCTGCAACATCCAAATCCGTAACTTTAACCTTACCCATTATTCAGTTCCTTCTTATTCCTCCTTAATGTAGCCATTCGGCTACAAACTGTCAAGATTTTCACAAACAAAAAAAGGCCGTATTCCTACACGCACCATTTCAGGCATTTGTAGCCTATCTATGGGATATAAGAACGCGACCTAAAGCGAGAGCAGCGACCATTTATGGTCATTGCCTTCAGCAACCATTGTCTGTCTAAAAAGAATGTACTAAAAAATAAATGTCAAAAGATGATAATGAAAAATTATTTCTTCAGATTCTTT
It includes:
- the ruvB gene encoding Holliday junction branch migration DNA helicase RuvB; this encodes MEDQRIISPERRSGDENDMERNLRPPSLEEFTGQKSIKESLSIAMEAAKHRGDSLDHCLFSGPPGLGKTTLAGIIAKEMGVNIHITSGPVLEKASDLAGLLTSLQENDILFIDEIHRLNRVVEEYLYPAMEDFRLDIMLDSGPAARSVNLPLKHFTLVGATTRSGLLTGPLRDRFGLQYRLELYDEEDIVKILMRSAGILDVGIDEDAARLLGGRCRGTPRIANRVLRRCRDVAQVRGTGVIDVASAQKTLDMLGIDGEGLDFMDRKILAMIIDNFGGGPVGLGTIGAAIGEEPDTLEEVYEPYLIRKGLLSRTPRGRVATRNAYDMLHRKMPSGPVPTGIPDIGIQEELKL
- a CDS encoding BamA/TamA family outer membrane protein is translated as MCVCFLFVLASTTYAAEENASESGDSFRLADLWLWPFNNVIQPVLNGLIYPVAKPMDYAFKNGAIEKSVDLITFGERDNIFIYPSFNFKPGSRTLIGANYRHRGIFLDKDYLVVQGNYYANGDVMMAARYTKHALFGTSFFGGYRIDMAWDRDDTFILPETKTAFTQPDSTISMTWRLGRPLTQSARWNVEGWTTLKFVDASLPDVADSILVSDEYPIQDRGLYQKSLQIPVALSILYDNLDVPYAPSRGSRFGITGTYNFVGKYSGLDFDDLGEDAPLGAKGKIKDGGLNHDFLKTELLFQHYFYLGSGDNYVLSAKEARANRKFYTDFSWDEAVRVWRPENVRNTLFERRVIAFQYRYIGIWEMEEGGAPYNAFTLLNARTPLRGYGDAWSAHQLMSFSWEYRWPVDRFVDGVLFDEYALIAPGIKDWSKDRFYNSWGFGIRVRQPNMYLFRLQFGFHGLHGVNLVMTIAPEFK
- a CDS encoding MMPL family transporter, which translates into the protein MFSLFAKITKRIAQYPKAIIAVLAILGLLCIYPINHLRWEIQLQDVLKGNEVQTDVQKIEDAFGGLGSLTVILSSGDSLANYDLAHSFAETFARDSLVHFIDYTADVDFFKKNRLLYASEDDLEKVIESIEETRSKIILQNNPFFVSLDSTEENHSDSVPRNIIEEIEAKYFKNLQQGYSNQNGTIRIIDIYPTKSLTDLKSNRELYASVAYFMKTNAEARGIKVLYTGEVYDSVRTGKKLLPEAKIAGGFAALIILILLILHFYKQPQLIAISALPMALPAVFTLALTYLIFGRICLFTLPLALLLPGHACQINTHVLARYFKERQNNLGPVLSVESAILGIIPTVAASSLIMAALFASLIIIPLPGLREFGVMGAIGTILNLTVCPLLSTSLLQFLQRKKTFSIMGTPYTRVRKIKLLPNAVNWVIIITLSIISLSGILYSGNNLKFRYDFKKMDIQHNKAEADSLISETGFSPYDPVIIMLPDSSYNDDLLQDISHLQERGVIPDIEKVFTQYQFMPKLSKQKSEQVQQLKKLATPEVLSRLSTSDSANIVEMLENYDSDVKDFELSENIRRKFSDRNGNSGVFAFIIPSSNSENGLYCRHVTSQIRKLEGVQDKKFKVYGTPILRASVLDAILANLDKSIFLGTILLWIILLLYYNKLSRAFFTILPALFSMSWLTITIHFNNIHLSAYSSLAYILLIGTSVDGSLQLWAAYYEKQRGTALTVLQNNLSSIIVAQLATFIGTFALLFSSHPGIRSMGEISLIGLVCIFISQFTIFPLIAGTLDQYRVIKKIRLRHGKTSLH
- a CDS encoding pyridoxal phosphate-dependent aminotransferase, whose translation is MAKPLSTRTLNIAASLTVAIDTLAKQMIADGKDVVSLGAGEPDFGTPAPIQEGACKAIHEGKTRYTAPVGIMDVRKAVANKLKVENGLNYKPEQIIMTSGAKHAVFNSLAALVNPGDEVIIPAPYWVTYPELVKWLGGTPVFVQATKDANFKITAEQLKAACTEKTKAILLNNPCNPTGAVYTKEELAALAKVIVEEDIYCISDEVYEYFVYDTEFVSAAAFPGMEERTIVINGFSKSHCMTGWRIGYDAAPAEIAKIIGKIQGQATHHPSNVAQYAALAALEMDKSNVEAMQKAFRKRRDYMLKRTAEILPVPAHAPEGAFYLFAPVDCFYGKKTPEGKVIGGSIELCEYLLQSQGLAIVPGAAFGDDTCVRFSYAASDETLEKACNRFIAGLKALA